Proteins encoded in a region of the Zea mays cultivar B73 chromosome 2, Zm-B73-REFERENCE-NAM-5.0, whole genome shotgun sequence genome:
- the LOC100272880 gene encoding Chitinase CLP precursor, with amino-acid sequence MPSRMWNLNKALVTSLLCISALSSSPWPCTAAGQLGGKPLVTAVTKDASTSLYTAPLKDGHPLVLDLTSPVISLATCASSSKNNNGTLTATLSANATDGQNPLFPVSFSAVATCAPSSKLPAGAGAVGVAGLAPSSSSQQSLPAQVARTQKVADKVALCLPSDGRSTSGDSVGVAIFGGGPLFFVPPDRGDFTTMLAGTAPLHAGAGAGAPGYYVSSTGIAVEQARVGGPRGALVVALSSTVPYTALRPDVYAPFVKAFDAAAAGPNFPWMSRVAAVAPFDRCYDSTKLPQSLLGYAVPQIDVMLEGGQNFTVLGGNSMVQVNANTACLGFVQAPGQAPAAVIGGFQLENHLLLLDVDKKQLGFTTFLNAIGLSCSSFNFTLAS; translated from the coding sequence ATGCCATCACGAATGTGGAACCTCAACAAAGCCCTGGTCACCTCACTACTCTGCATCTCGGCGTTGTCGTCGTCGCCATGGCCATGCACGGCAGCCGGTCAGCTGGGCGGCAAGCCCCTGGTCACCGCCGTCACCAAGGACGCGTCCACCTCCCTCTACACGGCGCCGCTCAAGGACGGCCACCCGCTCGTCCTCGACCTCACTAGCCCGGTCATCTCGCTGGCCACGTGCGCCAGCTCCTCCAAGAACAACAACGGCACGCTCACCGCCACGCTATCCGCCAACGCCACCGACGGCCAGAACCCGCTGTTCCCGGTCTCCTTCTCGGCGGTGGCCACGTGCGCGCCGTCGTCCAAGCTgcccgccggcgccggcgccgtcggcgTCGCGGGGCTCGCGCCCTCCTCCAGCAGCCAGCAGTCGCTCCCGGCGCAGGTGGCGCGCACGCAGAAGGTCGCCGACAAGGTCGCGCTGTGCCTGCCCAGCGACGGCAGGTCCACGTCGGGCGACAGCGTCGGCGTGGCCATCTTCGGCGGCGGCCCGCTGTTCTTCGTCCCGCCGGACCGCGGCGACTTCACCACGATGCTGGCCGGCACGGCGCCGCTCCACGCCGGAGCCGGAGCCGGTGCCCCCGGGTACTACGTCTCCTCCACCGGCATCGCCGTGGAGCAGGCCCGCGTGGGCGGCCCCCGCGGGGCGCTCGTCGTGGCGCTGAGCTCCACGGTCCCGTACACGGCGCTCCGGCCCGACGTGTACGCTCCGTTCGTCAAGGCGTTCGACGCGGCGGCGGCCGGGCCCAACTTCCCCTGGATGTCCAGGGTCGCCGCGGTGGCGCCGTTCGACCGGTGCTACGACTCCACCAAGCTCCCGCAGAGTCTGCTCGGCTACGCCGTGCCGCAGATCGACGTGATGCTGGAGGGCGGGCAGAACTTCACGGTGCTCGGCGGCAACTCCATGGTGCAGGTGAACGCCAACACGGCCTGCCTCGGCTTCGTCCaggcgcctgggcaagcgccggcGGCCGTCATCGGTGGGTTCCAGCTGGAGAACCACCTGCTGCTGCTCGACGTGGACAAGAAGCAGCTCGGATTCACCACTTTCCTCAACGCAATCGGGCTTTCCTGCAGCagcttcaatttcactcttgctAGCTAG